In a single window of the Bactrocera dorsalis isolate Fly_Bdor chromosome 2, ASM2337382v1, whole genome shotgun sequence genome:
- the LOC105233908 gene encoding uncharacterized protein LOC105233908, which produces MFEDTLLIIKADYMHKRKPVLLHLLQHEFLIKGQRKILFSPENAAEFYKSLADDKDFMLQVILLSKGNSEAFILTKECAVDDLICTMICYFTTSVEMERNVHVSKSAECAAFEISFIFPNYIPEPIPIFKRHKFSTDPLIAPFISQLYEIVQKPNEESKSWKVQLAEWLTLQNSELPIISNVCSAKRNLFHEDKGQQVNFLASPASKPCAFHTDGAGGEPASTEVSAPSSCSSSGGSAIMSSSSCMTCRPFERTGAEDSSEDACKKAEKIFAPKVAPLRNRVIEEDEECEDEMCLQVCEDQIKQWKAEIIADQEELRKVLPYGGRDMEVINEMEIEEEQLPIGE; this is translated from the exons ATGTTCGAAGATACGCTGCTCATCATAAAGGCGGATTACATGCACAAGCGCAAGCCCGTCTTGTTGCATTTATTGCAGCACGAATTTTTGATCAAAGGTCAACGGAAGATACTCTTTTCGCCAGAGAATGCCGCAGAGTTTTACAAGTCACTGGCGGACGATAAAGACTTCATGTTGCAAGTTATTTTGCTGTCGAAGGGCAACAGCGAGGCTTTCATATTGACCAAAGAATGCGCTGTGGACGATTTAATCTGCACGATGATATGTTACTT CACTACATCTGTGGAAATGGAACGCAATGTACACGTCTCGAAAAGTGCCGAGTGCGCAGCATTCGAAATAAGTTTCATATTTCCAAATT ATATTCCCGAGCCGATACCGATTTTCAAGCGACACAAGTTCAGCACAGATCCCTTGATAGCACCATTTATTAGTCAGCTTTATGAAATCGTACAGAAACCGAATGAAGAGTCTAAGAGTTGGAAAGTACAGTTGGCCGAGTGGTTGACCTTACAAAACTCCGAACTGCCAATTATAAGCAATGTATGTTCAGCTAAGCGTAATCTTTTCCACGAAGACAAAGGTCAACAGGTAAATTTTTTGGCATCGCCAGCATCAAAACCATGTGCCTTTCATACTGATGGTGCTGGTGGTGAACCGGCCTCAACTGAAGTTTCTGCGCCCTCTTCATGTTCATCTTCCGGAGGTTCGGCAATAATGAGCAGTTCATCGTGTATGACTTGTCGGCCATTTGAGCGCACCGGCGCCGAGGATAGCTCGGAAGATGCATGTAAGAAAGCGGAAAAGATTTTCGCACCAAAAGTAGCACCGCTTCGAAATAGAGTGATTGAAGAAGATGAGGAATGTGAAGATGAAATGTGCTTGCAAGTGTGTGAGGACCAAATAAAGCAGTGGAAGGCAGAGATCATTGCCGATCAGGAGGAATTGCGGAAGGTTCTACCGTATGGCGGTAGAGATATGGAGGTTATTAACGAAATGGAAATTGAAGAAGAACAACTCCCCATAGGTGAATGA
- the LOC105233909 gene encoding uncharacterized protein LOC105233909, whose product MRSSFLLCAAIALLAGAFLVNATPMLGAKQCTWGPSYWCSNLTNAKGCHAVRHCIQTVWEKQNVEVDDDSICKICKDMVTQARDQLRSNETMEELKEVFEGSCNLIPIKIVKKECDKLADDFVPELVEALSSEMNPDQVCSVAGLCNNAHIDELLRSYYQSALDGTLKEEEESVESKESKESQEVVTTTPQQQQQHLLTCGNCNHLSSLIAEKFNKANRDEVLENILHLCGEMSSFSDACSNIVLTYFNDIYNHMKENLNAFGICHMSGSCVANYHQHAEDPAEPVDTVALASNLGDDIPCKLCEQLVQHLRDVLIANTTETEFKQVLHGLCNQTKGFKEECNSLVEQYYDVIYNALVNNLDASGACFLIGVCPKGNDEAFKGEIRPLLPSFPPAEIKVTLRKLGANEPKFTQEQIHEMALPIDTLMGAANPSLLVENGELCTFCEYVLHYIQVELSTPTTEDKVKDLVNNVCDRLGHTLRGECHNFIDMYGDAVIALLVQGLNPREVCPKLSMCPANHDNFDDVEIFAPETTKPSTQPNVESDKPTCPLCLFAVQQAQAKIKNDKSKANIKNVLDHLCVHLPSKLQTECVDFVETYSNELVDMLITDFTPQEICVAVKLCPTTGDELDDLGIILEAKSREDGVNEIDSNESVEIAFGAPPNCLLCEEFIKIAEKRIGKHQTKDEIKQALDKSCDKLRKNIREKCHKYVAKYGDKIADLIVKEMAPKVICREIGLCLWSEQEDLDIDEALKYDVVVLPDQKIARQNDRLTGLDDIVKDPPSCVLCEFVMTKLESELKNATTQDEIKHTVENICKIMPKTVTKSCTKFIDQYINTILALIGSVPPKMMCQQMQLCMSGLDVVSDEVIECGVCHGATSALLPYFKQHLDHESVTEYYMLLEGCQVLSAKYYDICNRMIRIYGQSILNLARDGETDESSICATIGKCFSGEKSSLAFARVSA is encoded by the exons CAATGCTAAAGGTTGCCATGCCGTGCGTCACTGCATACAAACTGTGTGGGAAAAACAAAACGTAGAGGTCGATGATGATTCCATCTGTAAAATATGCAAAGATATGGTGACACAGGCACGTGATCAGCTGCGCAGCAATGAAACCATGGAGGAGTTGAAAGAGGTGTTCGAGGGCTCCTGCAATCTCATACCAATCAAAATTGTTAAGAAGGAATGCGACAAGTTGGCCGACGATTTTGTACCTGAACTCGTGGAGGCGCTGTCCTCAGAAATGAATCCAGAT CAAGTTTGTTCTGTCGCTGGCCTCTGCAACAATGCACATATCGATGAGCTACTGAGATCCTATTACCAATCCGCTTTGGATGGCACATTGAAGGAAGAGGAGGAATCTGTTGAATCCAAGGAATCCAAAGAATCTCAAGAAGTTGTTACGAcaacaccacaacaacaacaacaacacctatTAACCTGTGGTAATTGCAATCACTTGAGCTCCTTGATCGCTGAGAAATTCAATAAGGCCAACCGCGATGAAGTGctcgaaaatattttgcatcTCTGCGGTGAAATGTCATCCTTCTCTGATGCCTGCTCCAATATTGTATTGACCTATTTTAACGACATCTACAATCATATGAAGGAGAATCTCAACGCTTTCGGCATATGCCACATGTCCGGCTCATGCGTCGCCAATTATCACCAACACGCTGAGGACCCAGCAGAGCCCGTAGATACGGTGGCACTTGCCAGTAATTTGGGTGATGATATTCCATGTAAATTGTGTGAACAATTGGTACAACATTTGCGTGACGTACTAATTGCCAACACAACCGAAACGGAATTCAAACAAGTCTTACATGGCCTCTGCAATCAAACTAAGGGTTTCAAAGAGGAGTGCAACAGTTTGGTGGAACAGTACTATGATGTGATCTACAATGCCTTGGTAAACAATTTGGATGCTAGTGGTGCTTGCTTCTTGATTGGTGTATGTCCAAAAGGTAACGATGAGGCTTTCAAGGGTGAAATTAGACCATTGTTGCCCTCGTTCCCACCAGCCGAAATTAAGGTTACTCTACGCAAATTGGGCGCTAACGAACCGAAATTTACACAAGAGCAAATACACGAGATGGCTTTGCCAATTGACACACTAATGGGCGCTGCTAATCCGAGCTTACTAGTGGAGAATGGCGAACTGTGCACTTTCTGTGAATATGTGCTGCACTATATCCAGGTGGAACTCTCAACACCAACCACAGAG GACAAAGTTAAAGATCTCGTTAATAATGTCTGTGACCGTTTGGGTCATACACTACGCGGTGAATGTCACAACTTCATTGATATGTACGGCGATGCCGTTATAGCGCTCCTCGTTCAAGGTCTGAATCCACGTGAAGTTTGTCCGAAATTGTCTATGTGCCCAGCTAATCACGACAATTTCGATGACGTAGAGATATTTGCGCCGGAAACAACCAAACCATCAACCCAACCAAATGTGGAGAGCGACAAACCCACCTGTCCACTGTGTTTGTTTGCTGTGCAACAAGCTcaagcaaaaatcaaaaacgACAAGTCAAAG gCAAATATCAAGAATGTGCTAGATCATTTGTGTGTCCATTTGccctcaaaacttcaaaccgaaTGCGTTGATTTTGTCGAAACATATTCGAACGAACTGGTCGATATGTTGATCACCGATTTTACGCCACAAGAAATCTGTGTTGCCGTGAAATTATGCCCGACAACTGGCGATGAATTGGATGATTTGGGTATTATTTTGGAAGCGAAGAGCCGTGAAGATG GAGTTAATGAGATCGATAGCAACGAATCGGTGGAAATCGCATTCGGTGCACCACCAAACTGTTTGTTGTGCGAGGAGTTCATTAAAATTGCAGAGAAGCGAATTGGAAAACACCAAACCAAG GATGAAATCAAACAGGCTCTGGATAAATCTTGTGACAAATTACGCAAGAATATACGCGAAAAATGCCACAAATACGTAGCCAAATATGGCGATAAAATTGCTGATTTAATTGTTAAAGAAATGGCGCCGAAAGTCATTTGCCGCGAAATCGGCCTGTGTCTTTGGAGCGAACAAGAAGAtt TGGACATCGATGAGGCGCTCAAATACGACGTTGTTGTATTACCCGATCAAAAAATTGCCAGGCAGAATGATCGCCTCACCGGCTTGGATGACATAGTGAAGGATCCACCATCTTGTGTGCTATGTGAATTTGTTATGACCAAATTGGAGTCTGAATTGAAGAATGCAACGACTCAGGATGAAATTAAACACACTGTTGagaatatttgcaaaataatgcCGAAAACGGTGACAAAGAGTTGCACCAAATTCATCGATCAATATATAAACACTATTTTGGCTTTGATCGGCAGCGTGCCACCCAAAATGATGTGCCAACAAATGCAGTTGTGTATGTCCGGCTTGGATGTGGTCAGCG ATGAAGTCATTGAGTGCGGCGTTTGTCATGGCGCTACCTCGGCTCTATTGCCATATTTCAAACAGCATTTGGATCATGAATCGGTTACAGAATACTATATGCTGTTGGAGGGTTGCCAAGTGCTCTCTGCCAAATACTATGATATT TGCAACCGCATGATTAGAATTTATGGTCAGAGCATTCTGAATCTTGCACGCGATGGCGAAACCGACGAAAGCAGCATTTGCGCCACTATCGGCAAGTGTTTCAGCGGTGAGAAATCCAGCTTGGCTTTTGCCAGAGTATCCG CTTAA